A region from the Ictalurus punctatus breed USDA103 chromosome 25, Coco_2.0, whole genome shotgun sequence genome encodes:
- the LOC108261088 gene encoding uncharacterized protein LOC108261088: MITLFVALYSLFSLCTAVNTSDIKELHVKTVKRGENVTMECSMSKVKDKNKNNIAWYRQSFGKVPQHFVRYYGTNSYKFAEGFKDSRFSMTVNDQKFDLNIIGTREDDGGEYFCGEVEGSSIKFTSGTRLQFEGEEMKHCPTPGTVNNNTDSGTGSNEDSKSSDGEGSSCPDQMHVLVWLSIFRVGVLAFMLLIFPIILIVFKLRSN; this comes from the exons ATGATCACACTCTTTGTCGCGCtttactctcttttttctctctgcacagCTG TAAACACTTCTGACATCAAGGAGCTTCATGTGAAAACAGTAAAGCGTGGAGAAAATGTAACTATGGAGTGTAGCATGAGCAAGgtcaaagacaaaaacaaaaataatatagcTTGGTACAGACAGAGTTTTGGAAAAGTGCCTCAGCATTTTGTAAGATATTACGGGACTAATAGCTACAAATTTGCAGAGGGATTTAAAGATAGCCGCTTCAGTATGACTGTAAATGACCAGAAGTTTGATCTCAACATTATCGGAACGAGAGAAGATGATGGAGGAGAATATTTCTGTGGAGAAGTGGAGGGAAGTTCAATAAAGTTCACATCTGGAACACGTCTGCAATTTGAAG GTGAAGAGATGAAACACTGTCCTACACCTGGAACGGTTAACAACAACACAGATTCTGGTACAGGGTCCAATGAGGATTCAAAGAGCAGTGACGGAGAAG GTTCCAGTTGTCCTGATCAGATGCATGTGCTGGTCTGGCTCTCCATTTTTAGAGTTGGAGTTCTTGCCTTCATGCTTCTTATCTTTCCAATAATCCTGATTGTTTTCAAATTAAGATCAAATTAG
- the nitr10 gene encoding novel immune-type receptor 10 isoform X1, giving the protein MITLFVALYSLFSLCTAVNTSDIKELHVKTVKRGENVTMECSMSKGKDKDKLAWYRQSFGKVPQYFVRYYSSNSGYKFAEGFKDSHFSMTVNDQKFDLNIIGTREDDGGEYFCGEVEGIIIKFTSGTRLQFEGEEMKHCPTPGTVNNNTDSVTRSNEGSKSSDGEGADIWIIVLLSLLFVSLIVIVFLLGVLYKNQRKGASSRNHQTPTNQADDEDVLNYAAVSFAKKPSSSRTSRDKSHEDVYAQVKIK; this is encoded by the exons ATGATCACACTCTTTGTCGCGCtttactctcttttttctctctgcacagCTG TAAACACTTCTGACATCAAGGAGCTTCATGTGAAAACAGTAAAGCGTGGAGAAAATGTAACTATGGAGTGTAGCATGAGCAAGGGCAAAGACAAAGATAAGTTAGCTTGGTACAGACAGAGTTTTGGAAAAGTTCCTCAGTATTTTGTAAGATATTACAGCTCCAATAGTGGCTACAAATTTGCAGAGGGATTTAAAGATAGCCACTTCAGTATGACTGTAAATGACCAGAAGTTTGATCTCAACATTATCGGAACGAGAGAAGATGATGGAGGAGAATATTTCTGTGGAGAAGTGGAGGGAATTATAATAAAGTTCACATCTGGAACACGTCTGCAGTTTGAAG GTGAAGAGATGAAACACTGTCCTACACCTGGAACGGTTAACAACAACACAGATTCTGTTACACGGTCCAATGAGGGTTCAAagagcagtgatggagaag GAGCCGAcatttggattattgtcttatTGTCTCTGTTGTTTGTATCTCTTATTGTAATCGTGTTTCTGCTTGgagttttatataaaaatcagagaaaag GTGCTTCATCAAGAAACCATCAAACTCCCACCAATCAG GCTGATGATGAAGATGTCTTGAACTATGCAGCTGTGAGTTTTGCTAAGAAACCTTCATCCTCCAGAACATCCAGAGACAAGAGCCATGAAGACGTTTATGcacaagttaaaataaaatag